Part of the Kordiimonas pumila genome is shown below.
GCCTAAGGCTGTCCCCCGGCACATCAACCCCGTCGCGCACAGCATCTGTCCCCAGCAGGCAAGCGTGCCTGTCATCCCGGAACATATCCACAAGGGTAGCGATATCAACCGGGTCAACATGCTGGCTGTAAAGAGGCAAGCCCGCTTCCTCCAGTGCGCCCGCTATATGGCTATAGGTGGTTCTAAGGCGGTTAATTGCGGTAAACAGCCCTAGCGCACCACCGCCAGAGGCGGCAAAGAGCGCGCGGTATGCAGCCGCCACCTGTTCGCCGCTGGTCTTGTTCACATCCCCCACAATTAGCACCCGTGTCTGCGCCTGATAGTTAAACGGTGAGACAACCCGCAACCGCTTTGGTGGCACCATAAGATGCTGCGCACCTGTGCGCATATCCGCGCTTTGCCAATCATCGCTGCCTGCCGCGCGGTCACTAAGGGTCGCGGAGGTAATAAGAACACCGTGGGCCTCTTCCAGCACAATATCAGCAAAGGGTTTGGTGGGGTCTATAAAATGCCGGTAATAGCCAATGTCGCGCTCGCGGCCATCAACCCGGTCAACGGCGAGCCAATCGACAAAATCGTCAGGTACCGGGCCGCCAAGCCCTTCCGCGATTGCAGCCCACAGCGTTACCGTGCTTGCCCGCAGTTTCAGGGCTTGTGCTGACGCCTCCAGCCTGCCACGCGTTGTTGTATCCAGTATGTCCGCGTCTTCATCAAGCCGGCGCAGTAACAGGTGCGATAACCGTGTCATGGGGTTTGCAAGCGCAGCAAGCGCTTCAAACAGCTCGGTGCCCGCCGCCACAAGGCCCTCAAGCGGGTCCGCAATGCTTGCCTCAATCGAGTGCGGGCCACGGCTGTCTGCACGCGCCGTAACTTGCGCGCGCACAAACATCAGGAAGTTTTCAAACCGGGTGATGGGTGCCGCCCCCGTTACGCGGCCCATCCAGTTATCAGACGGCAAAACCCGCGCGGCTTCCAGCACTTCTGCAAGCAGCTTCTGCGCGTCTGCATCGTCGGTTATCAGTTCCTCAAGCCTGCTTTTAAGGCCGCGTGCCCGAGTGCTGCCGCCGCTTTCCTTGCCGCGCAGCCAGCGCCGCAGATCAGCTCCCTCCAAGCCAGACAGGTGAACCGCAAACGCACTGTCTGCCGCATCAAAAACATGATGTCCCTCATCAAACACCAGCCTTTTTGGCAGGTCTGGGTCCCCCGCCCTAAGCGCCGCCTGCGCCACCACAAGCGCATGGTTTGCCACCACCAAATCAGCGTGCTTGGCCTTGCGGGTGCTTTTTTCAACAAAACACTTACGAAAATGGGCACAGGCAGAATAAAGACATTCGCCGCGCCGGTCGGTTAAGCCTGCAATGCGGCCAGCCCCAAAATGAGCGCCAAGCCAATTGGGGAAATCACCGCCTATCATATCGCCGTCACGGCTAAACCGCGCCCACCGCGCCACCAAGCCAATGAGAATTTTATCCCGGTCCATACCACCCGCCGGGTTTGTGCGCATCAGAACGGCGCGCAGTGTTTCCTCAATATTCAACAAGCAGGCATAGTTTTCGCGGCCTTTTCTAATAACCGCCCGCTTGGCTTTTATTTTGGGGTCAGGGTATAGGCGCGACAATTCCTGATCAAGCTGGCGTTGCAGGTTTTTAGTGTAAGTGGAAAGCCATACAGTACCATCGTTTTTTTCTGCCCATAAGCTCGCAGGCGCAATATAGCCAAGGGTTTTACCTGTACCTGTGCCCGCCTCCAGTAACTGCACATTGGGGCCTTCAACCATTTCACGCGGCTTAAACACATGGGTCGCCGCAGCGGCATAGCGTTCCTGCCCCTCGCGTTTTTCTGAGGTTGCGCCCAGCAACATATTAAGTCGTTCCAGACTACTTGTTGATTCCACCGGCTCATCCCCGGGCGGTGGCGGCGGCGCGCCGTCTTCCCAGTCAACAAGCGATGTCCAGACAAACAGCCCGTCTTCGCGGCTGTGGTCTGCATACGTTTCAATAGATGCAATAACAAGCCCGCCCCAAGGCCAGCCTGCTTTTGCCATCATGGTTGCAACGCGGGCACCGCCTGCCCGATAGCGGTATGTTTCGCTTGCCAGTTCAGCAAGCAACCGGCCCGCCACATCGCGCAGCGCAAGGCAGGCATCTTCAGCGCTAAGGCTTTCGTCTGTCCGGCCAAGGCCAAGCGCCTCTTTCATGCCCGCAACAGTGGGCAGGCAGTACCGAGCCGGGCGCACAAAAGCAAACAGTTCCAGCACATCAAACGCCCTAACCTGAGGTAGCCCCAGCCGCCGGGCAGCAAGCACCCGGTTCATCACCAAATATGGGTCGCGGCTAATGCGTTCTGCTGCCTCATCGAGTGATAGCGAAAGAAATTCGCCTTCAACCGTTAAAACGGTCGCGACTCGAATGCCAACCATCATAACAGGCACCGCCTCAAACGAAGCGGCCTCCTGCTCTGCGCGTACAATCAGGTCTTTTCCGGCAAAATCTTCCATAAGCGGAGCATACTTCCGGCCCACAAAAAAAACAGTCTTAATATTTAATGCTGCAAAATGGTGTTTTGCTTGACGTTAGCTAAGAGAATCTCCATAGCTTCCGGCAGCCCAGACCCTTTTGGCTGGGCGCAACCCCTTTTATATGGTGACGATTATGACTAGTAATATTGACATAGCCCTTTCTGCAAACGCCTGGCCGTTCAAAGAAGCTGAAAAGATTGTCAAACGTTACAAGGGCAAGACACCTGAAAAGGGCTATATTCTGTTTGAAACCGGGTACGGCCCATCTGGCCTGCCACACCTTGGCACGTTCGGCGAGGTGGCGCGCACAACTATGGTGATGCGTGCTTTTCAAGAAATTTCTGATATCCCAACACGTTTGTTCTGCTTTTCAGACGATATGGACGGTTTGCGCAAAGTGCCAACCAATGTGCCAAACCAGGAATTGCTGGCAAAAGCCCTCAATAAACCGCTAACACAGGTGCCAGACCCCTTTGGCACGCACCCCAGCTTTGGCGCGCATAACAACGCGCGGCTGTGCGCATTTCTTGACCAATTTGGTTTCAAGTATGAATTTTTTTCAGCAACCGATTGCTACAAAAACGGTATGTTTGATAAAACGCTGCTGAAAATCTGCCAAAACTACGACAAGATCCTGAAAGTTATGCTGCCAACACTCGGCGAAGAGCGGCAGCAAACCTATAGCCCGTTCCTGCCTGTCTGCCTTGATACCGGGAATGTGTTGCAGGTGCCCGTACGCGTGGAAGACCCTGAACAAGGCATTATTTCATACGAAAACGAAGCCGGAAAACGCGTTGAAACCCTGATCACCGGCGGCAAAGTAAAATGCCAGTGGAAGGTTGATTGGGCCATGCGCTGGGTTGCGCTGGGTGTTGATTATGAAATGTCAGGCAAAGATCTGGACGAAAGCGTAAAGCTTTCTGCCGCTATCTGCCGGATTTTGGGCACCAACCCGCCTGAAAACCTAAGTTACGAGCTGTTCCTTGATGAACACGGCAAGAAAATTTCCAAATCAAAAGGCAACGGCCTGTCGATCGAGGAATGGCTAACCTATGCCAGCCCCGAAAGCCTGTCGCTTTATATGTTTCAAGCGCCGCGCAAAGCTAAACGCCTGTATTTTGATGTCATTCCAAAAGCGATGGACGAATATTACACGTTTGTTGCCAAGTTTCACGAACAGGAGCTGGCGGACCAGTTTAATAACCCGGCATGGCATATTCACAGCGGCAACGTACCCACATATAAACTACCTGTTAGTTTTGCACTGCTGCTGAACCTTGTGTCTGCCGCAAACGCGGGCGACAAGGAAACACTTTGGGGCTTTGTAGAACGCTATGCAGAGGGCGCGAATGCAGAAACCTTCCCAGAGCTTGACCGCCTGATGGGCTATGCGATCCGTTACTATGAGGATTTTGTAAAACCAACAAAGGCCTTCCGCTTGCCAACAGAGCAGGAAACCAAAGCATTCAACAGCCTTGTTGAGCGCCTAAGTGCCCTTTCTGCCAGCGAAACAGATGCAGAGGTTATTATGAGCGAGGTTTATTCTGCCGGTAAAGACGCCGACTTTGAAAACCTGCGTGACTGGTTCAAGGCTTGCTACGAAGTGCTCTTGGGCCAAAGCCAAGGCCCGCGTATGGGCGGCTTTATTGCGCTGTATGGTGTCGGTGAAACTATCGCACTTATTCAAGAGGCGCTAGCAGGCAAGCTTGCAGCATAACCAATAGATACCCACGGGTAAACCCGTAATCCTATGGCTTTCAATCACAACTCCGCCTATAAATTGATGGCGGAGTTGTCCTGCACCCTGCTGTCCGTGATGTTCTGTCTTCGATCACATAAAACATAAAAAAAGCCTCACTCATTAAAGCGAGGCTTTTATCTTAACCTATATGTGGGCAAATCAGGCTTCGGTATCAACCGTTTTTTCGGCACCTTTCGCCACACCCACCATGGCGGGGCGCAGCAAGCGGTCCTTGATCACGTAGCCCGCGGCCACAACCTGCATCACGCTGCCGGGCGCGTGGTCTGCTGTTGGAATTTCAAACATGGCCTGATGATACTGGTGGTCAAACTTTTCACCAACCTCAGGCACAACCTTGCGAATACCGTAGCGCTCCATGGTGTTCAAAAGCTCGCGCTCAGTCATTTCGATACCGTCAATAAACGGTTTCATATCGTCGGCGATCTCTTTTGGCTGGGTATCAAGCGCGCGCCGCAGGTTATCGCTTAAGTTCAGAACATCACGGGCAAAGCCGGTTACGGCATAGGTGCTCGCATCGGCCTTGTCTTTTTCAGCGCGGCGGCGAACATTTTCAGTTTCTGCAACAGCGCGCAGCAAGCGGTCTTTCAGTTCTGCAACCTCGGTCTGCAGCTTAGCGACAATCTCGTCGTCACCCGCACCAGCAGCCTGATCGTCGTCTGCCATTTCCAGCTCTGCCGCCAGAATTTCTTCCTGTGTCAAGCCTTCGGTTTCTTCGCTTTTTGCTTCTTTGCTCATACTCGTTCCGTCCACTTTCCATAAAGGTATAGTCTATAAAAGGCGGCTTACCACCCGGGCTGTATAATCTACCATTGGTACTATGCGGGCGTAATTCAAGCGGGTTGGCCCTATTACACCCAGCACACCAACAATTTTGTTCGAACCGTTCATATAGGGAGAAACAACGAGAGATGAACCCGAAAGCGAAAATAAATTATTCTCAGCTCCAATAAACAGTCGAACACCGCGCCCTTCTTTGGCCAGTTCCATCAGCCGGATCAAGTCTTTTTTACGCTCAAGCTCATCAAAAAGGCGTCGAACACGTTCTAGGTCTTCTTTTGCCTCCACACCGCCCAGCAAGTTTGACTGCCCCGACACCAGCAAAGACGCTGGCGCATTACTGCCGCTGCTGCCCGACCATACAGCAAGGCCGCTTTTAACAATGCGGCTGGTGATCGCATCAAGCTCTGCCTTTTTATTCTCTAGTTCTTCCGCGACCACACCCTTCATTTCCTCTAGCGAGCGCCCAACAAGCCGGGCACTGAGGTAATTACCCGCCTGCACCAAGGCTGAAGGCGGCATGCCGGGCGGCAAATCAACCATACGGTTTTCAACACTGCCGTCCTCAGACACCAGCACAACAAGGGAGCGCAGCGGTGATATGGGCACAAACTCAATATGCCGGACCGCAACATCGTGTTTTGGCACCATGATAAGCGACGCACACTGCGACAAGCCAGACAAAGCCTTTGTTGCCTCTGCAAGCAGATCTTCAACAGACCGGCCATTGCTTTCGCATTTGCCTTTTATCGCGGCGCGTTCTTCTTTTGTAAGGTTACCAATTTCCATCAGGCCGTCTACAAATAGCCTGAGGCCAAAATCGGTGGGAATACGCCCGGCTGATGTGTGCGGCGCTGCCAGCAGGCCTGCCTCCTCAAGGTCAGCCATTGTATTACGGATGGTCGCTGGCGAAACCCCAATGCCTTCTGCGCGGCTGATCGTACGAGACCCAACAGGATCACCCGTTTCCAGATAGGTTTCCACTATCTGCTGAAATATCGCACGAGACCGTTCATTCAAGCTTTCAAGCGACATAAGGTTTCCTCATTAAAAAGCAGCCAGAGTCTAAAAAACGGCGTACCTTTCGTCAATCAAACATATGGTAATGATGATAGTGCAGTGCAATATGTCACCCTATCACATTCTTGCCCTTTGACGTGGGGCAATATGAAGGGTAGTAAAAGGCCAAAGTGCATAAAACACACAAAAGACAAGGAAACAATATGCGACCCAGTGGACGTGCCAGCGACGAAATGCGACAGATTGAAATGACCCCCGGCTTTGCAAAGCATGCCGAGGGCAGCTGTATGGTCAAATTTGGTCATACCCATGTTCTCGTAACCGCCACATTTGAAGAAGGCTGCCCGCCGTGGCTCAGGAACACGGGCAAGGGCTGGGTTACGGCAGAATACGGCATGTTGCCGCGTTCAACACACGGGCGCATGCCGCGTGAAGCCGCCAAGGGCAAACAAAGTGGCCGCACGCAGGAAATTCAGCGCCTGATTGGCCGCGCGCTCCGTGCTGTGGTTGACCTAAGCAAACTGGGCGAACGCCAAGTGCGGATTGACTGCGATGTTATTCAGGCAGACGGCGGCACCCGCACGGCATCAATTTCTGGTGCGTATGTAGCGCTGCACCAATGTTTCACGTGGATGCTGGAAAACGGCCACATAACAGAAATGCCTTTCACAGACAGCATTATGGCGGTTTCCTGTGGTATCTATAACGGCACGCCTGTGCTCGACCTCGATTACGACGAAGACAGCAATGCAGAAACAGATGCCAATTTTGTTTTAACTGGCAAGGGTGGCATTGTTGAAATTCAGGGCACAGCGGAAGAAGAACCTTTCACAGAAGAGCAGTTCCTCCGCCTTCTACGGCTTGCGCGCATGGGCTGTGATGGCATTCAAAAAGCGCAAAAAACGGCTCTCGGTCTTTAAGGAAATAGAATGGCACGGCATTTTGACGGGCAGAAGCTGGTTATTGCCAGCCACAATAAGGGCAAGGTTCGCGAAATTGGTGAACTGCTTGCGCCTTTTGGTGTTGAGACCATCTCGGCAGGCGACCTTGGCCTACCGGAGCCAGCGGAAGACGGCCTTACATTTATTGCAAACGCTGAAATCAAGGCACTGGCATCGGCGACCGCAAGCGGGTTACCGTCGCTTGCGGATGATAGCGGCCTTGAAGTTTCTGCCCTTGACGGCGAACCGGGCATTTACAGCGCCCGCTGGGCTGGCCCCACCAAAGATTTCAACATTGCCATGAAAGACGTAATGGAAAAAGTCGGCGATAACCCTAACAAAACCGCTAACTTTACCTGTGCACTAACACTTGCGTGGCCTGACGGGCACACTGAAAGCTTTGAAGGCAAGGTTTACGGCACCCTAACATGGCCCCTGCGCGGTGAAAAAGGCTTTGGCTACGACCCTATTTTTATCCCTGAAGGGCACAGCGTTACTTTCGCCGAAATGGACCCCGCAGAAAAACACGCCATGAGCCACCGGGCAGATGCGTTCCGGCAATTGATCCATGCCTGCTTTAAAAACAGCTAAAGCAGCGCTTAATAGATCCAGCTTTGCCGGGCCT
Proteins encoded:
- a CDS encoding ATP-dependent DNA helicase, which translates into the protein MGRKYAPLMEDFAGKDLIVRAEQEAASFEAVPVMMVGIRVATVLTVEGEFLSLSLDEAAERISRDPYLVMNRVLAARRLGLPQVRAFDVLELFAFVRPARYCLPTVAGMKEALGLGRTDESLSAEDACLALRDVAGRLLAELASETYRYRAGGARVATMMAKAGWPWGGLVIASIETYADHSREDGLFVWTSLVDWEDGAPPPPPGDEPVESTSSLERLNMLLGATSEKREGQERYAAAATHVFKPREMVEGPNVQLLEAGTGTGKTLGYIAPASLWAEKNDGTVWLSTYTKNLQRQLDQELSRLYPDPKIKAKRAVIRKGRENYACLLNIEETLRAVLMRTNPAGGMDRDKILIGLVARWARFSRDGDMIGGDFPNWLGAHFGAGRIAGLTDRRGECLYSACAHFRKCFVEKSTRKAKHADLVVANHALVVAQAALRAGDPDLPKRLVFDEGHHVFDAADSAFAVHLSGLEGADLRRWLRGKESGGSTRARGLKSRLEELITDDADAQKLLAEVLEAARVLPSDNWMGRVTGAAPITRFENFLMFVRAQVTARADSRGPHSIEASIADPLEGLVAAGTELFEALAALANPMTRLSHLLLRRLDEDADILDTTTRGRLEASAQALKLRASTVTLWAAIAEGLGGPVPDDFVDWLAVDRVDGRERDIGYYRHFIDPTKPFADIVLEEAHGVLITSATLSDRAAGSDDWQSADMRTGAQHLMVPPKRLRVVSPFNYQAQTRVLIVGDVNKTSGEQVAAAYRALFAASGGGALGLFTAINRLRTTYSHIAGALEEAGLPLYSQHVDPVDIATLVDMFRDDRHACLLGTDAVRDGVDVPGDSLRLIVFDRVPWPRPTILHRARRAAFGGRLYDEMLTRLKLSQAYGRLIRRAEDRGVFVILDGQTPTRLLDAFPEGVAVERVGLADAVSEVKKFLQ
- a CDS encoding lysine--tRNA ligase, with the protein product MTSNIDIALSANAWPFKEAEKIVKRYKGKTPEKGYILFETGYGPSGLPHLGTFGEVARTTMVMRAFQEISDIPTRLFCFSDDMDGLRKVPTNVPNQELLAKALNKPLTQVPDPFGTHPSFGAHNNARLCAFLDQFGFKYEFFSATDCYKNGMFDKTLLKICQNYDKILKVMLPTLGEERQQTYSPFLPVCLDTGNVLQVPVRVEDPEQGIISYENEAGKRVETLITGGKVKCQWKVDWAMRWVALGVDYEMSGKDLDESVKLSAAICRILGTNPPENLSYELFLDEHGKKISKSKGNGLSIEEWLTYASPESLSLYMFQAPRKAKRLYFDVIPKAMDEYYTFVAKFHEQELADQFNNPAWHIHSGNVPTYKLPVSFALLLNLVSAANAGDKETLWGFVERYAEGANAETFPELDRLMGYAIRYYEDFVKPTKAFRLPTEQETKAFNSLVERLSALSASETDAEVIMSEVYSAGKDADFENLRDWFKACYEVLLGQSQGPRMGGFIALYGVGETIALIQEALAGKLAA
- the grpE gene encoding nucleotide exchange factor GrpE, with translation MSKEAKSEETEGLTQEEILAAELEMADDDQAAGAGDDEIVAKLQTEVAELKDRLLRAVAETENVRRRAEKDKADASTYAVTGFARDVLNLSDNLRRALDTQPKEIADDMKPFIDGIEMTERELLNTMERYGIRKVVPEVGEKFDHQYHQAMFEIPTADHAPGSVMQVVAAGYVIKDRLLRPAMVGVAKGAEKTVDTEA
- the hrcA gene encoding heat-inducible transcriptional repressor HrcA codes for the protein MSLESLNERSRAIFQQIVETYLETGDPVGSRTISRAEGIGVSPATIRNTMADLEEAGLLAAPHTSAGRIPTDFGLRLFVDGLMEIGNLTKEERAAIKGKCESNGRSVEDLLAEATKALSGLSQCASLIMVPKHDVAVRHIEFVPISPLRSLVVLVSEDGSVENRMVDLPPGMPPSALVQAGNYLSARLVGRSLEEMKGVVAEELENKKAELDAITSRIVKSGLAVWSGSSGSNAPASLLVSGQSNLLGGVEAKEDLERVRRLFDELERKKDLIRLMELAKEGRGVRLFIGAENNLFSLSGSSLVVSPYMNGSNKIVGVLGVIGPTRLNYARIVPMVDYTARVVSRLL
- the rph gene encoding ribonuclease PH, whose amino-acid sequence is MRPSGRASDEMRQIEMTPGFAKHAEGSCMVKFGHTHVLVTATFEEGCPPWLRNTGKGWVTAEYGMLPRSTHGRMPREAAKGKQSGRTQEIQRLIGRALRAVVDLSKLGERQVRIDCDVIQADGGTRTASISGAYVALHQCFTWMLENGHITEMPFTDSIMAVSCGIYNGTPVLDLDYDEDSNAETDANFVLTGKGGIVEIQGTAEEEPFTEEQFLRLLRLARMGCDGIQKAQKTALGL